The Melanotaenia boesemani isolate fMelBoe1 chromosome 8, fMelBoe1.pri, whole genome shotgun sequence DNA window gggggggggtattatTATTTAGGAACTTGATTAGCTTTGTTTGAAACATtcactctgttttttctgtaaaagactTAAGAAATtttttggtgtgtttctgttcaggtgtagcagtttgttGGTTGCTTGGATGATGGCTTGGATAGAAGGGTGTTTGCCttctatttgttttctttttgtctcttttcttctttctgctttcttttttgctgtctttcttctttttctgtcccctccggtaaggtccagcaagattacataggttccacaattcaaagtaaataaacaaattaatcaaattaacaAGAGGAGCTTTGTATCCATAAACCTCCtgttggcagagcaaatttgttcggcaaaacaaacatgtcattTGGCTTGCTAAGATGCTGGACAagataggttaaaaaaaaaatatatatatatatatatatatatatagatagatagatagatagatagatagatagatagatagatagatagatagatagatagatattgaCTGACTTAATGACCCAAGTCTTGTtttgtcaataaataaaataagcaacaCAAACAAGATTGTGTGTGATGAAAGTAAAGACAAGATCAACAGAAGGGAAGTCAAATGTGTAATAAATGTTTACATAATACTACATAATATAATGATAACATAATACCTCATTCATCTCATTGACTGAGACATTTATATTacctcaaaaaacaaaaagacaactgTAAGACACATTACTAGCATACATCCCAGAtgtcagatatttaaaaattaagCACTGGTATGTACCGACTAATATGATTCAAATAAACAACGAGCCTTAAAAATATTGCAGCAGTGAGAAATTACATGTAGCTGAAAATGACTGTGTAGGGTGTAGATGTCCAGTAGATGGCAGTAGAGCAACACGCCGGTGAGAGCTTTTGTAAAAACTCAGAGATAAAGTGGCTCACATGTTCACTGTCGGAAGTTTTCAGTGTGACACCCAGCGGaagtaaacaaaccaaaacGCCCGTTGTTGCATGTGAGCAGGAAGACGGTTGTGTTTTCGTCTCTCAGCTGAATATTTCAGAGTTTAagcaacaatgtcttcagttcagcgtctgagagagtttatcagcgagcgactaactgctgctgctgaagaaatattcacagagtttgaaaaaaccaTCGTCCAGTACGAAGAAGAGATCGATCATCAGCGCAGACAGCTGGATATCACCTGGAAACCACAGAAAAAGTTAAACAGAACAGGTATGAAACACTGTGATGGTCTCAAAAAGTAATACGTGAATATGTATCATGGAGGTTCCTGATCAGAGCTCTATGTTACATTTATTTCCAGGTTCATTCACAGTAATTTTACTAacattcaagatctttattatCGTTATGCAAGCCCACGTAAATAAGAgaatagaaatataacaggcacagatacataagttaaaaaaagtctgAGATTAAACCTGTTGGTTACAAACAGTAATAAGGATTCCTCTTGTACAATTCAAGCTTAACAGGTTTTAAGAGACGTGACAGAGGTAAAATATGACAGAAAGGTTACAAATGAAACTGGGAACACTCAAGCAATTATAAATGTTTAGACCTGACAGACTAATTTGCAGATGCTCCCAATCAACTAGAGTAGTAGCTCCGTAGAGGGGCTGATGTAAGGGAGCACATAAGGTATATTGCCAGAAGTCTTCACTCACCCATCCAAATAATTTAAATCACGTGTTTTAATCACTTCCATGCTCACAGGTGTATAAAAATGAAGCACTGgggcatgcagactgtttctacaaacatctGTGAAGGAATAGATCGctctcaggagctcagtgaATTCCAGCGTGGTGCTGTGATAGGATGTCACCTACACAACAATCAGTCATGAAATGTCCTCATTCCTAAATATTTCACAGTCAGCGTTCAGTGGTAGcataacaaagtggaagcgATTGGGAACGACAGCAACTCAGCCACTAAGTGGTAGGTCCCATAAAATGACTGAGTGGGTTCGGCTGAGGCACGGTTCACAAAGGTCTGCAACTTTCTGCAGAGTCGATTGCTACAGACCTCCACACTTCATGTGGCCTTTAGATCAGGTCAGGAACAGAGCGAAGAGATCTTCATAAACTGGGTTTCCACGGCcgagcagctgcatccaagccAGACATCACCAGAAGCGATGCAAAGCGATGGATGCAGTGGTGTAGAGAACGCtgccactggactctggatcagtggagacGTGTtctctggagggatgaatcacACTTCATCATCCGGTTatctgatggaagagtctgggtaGGGCGGTTGCCAGGGGAACGGTACTTGTCTGATTGCATTGTGCCAAGagtaaagtttggtggagggaGGATGATGGTTTGAGAAgtttttcaggagctgggcttggccccttagttccagtgaaagaaactctgaaagcttcagcataccaagacattttggacaattccatgCTCCTAACTTTGTAGGAACACTTTGGGAATGGCCCTTTCCTGATCCATCATGACTGTGCGTTATTTAGTCGTTTGTctattgtgtttatttgttcctGCAGAACTCGCACAGCAGCATGTTCACGAGGAGGAAGAAGTTCTCGCTGACCAGCAACTCTGTGACCAAGAGAGGAACTCCAGTCTGGACCAGGAGGAATCTCCAGAGATTAAACAAGAGCAGGAGGAACTTTGCGCCCGACAACAGGGAGAGCAGTTCGTACTGAAGCAGGAAACTGAGAACTCTATATTAGTTTCCACTTGAAACAGGAGGAAATTGACTTCAGTGAGGCAGAAACAAACGCTGACCAGCTTTCCTCACATAACTCCCCCTCACCTGAGATTCAAAATCAGGAAGTAAACAATCACACAGACTTAGAAACAACTAGAGAGATGGAGACGAAGCCAAAAAACAATCATAAAAGAAACAGCAGACACTGTAATGCTGAAGATAACTCACCAGCTTTAGAGAGTCAGTTTGATTCTGATACAAGTAGAAATGGTTCGATGTTTGACGTTAGTGGAAAATCCTTTAGAAGTGGGACAAATATGGAGCAAGATGACAGaataaacacaggaaaaaagccgtatgaaagaaagaaaagatttaacCAACAAAAAATCCATCAGGATCATAAATTTGCTCCTTGTGAAAGTTGTGGGAAACTGTTTTCTAAGCAGTATTTGTCCATCCACATGAGAACCCACACGGGTGAGAGACCTTTTTCATGTAAAATCTGTGGGAAATGTTTCACTCAAAGTAATAGTTTGTCGAGACACCAAAGaactcacacaggtgagaagttGTTTTCTTGTGAAATATGTGGCAAAGATTTCACTCAAAGTGGCAGTTTGGTGATCCACAGAAGAATccacacaggtgagaggccCTATTCCTGTGAGATATGTGCCAAATGTTTCCATAGCAGAGGTGATTTAAATTCCCACAAGAAAACTCACTATAGTTAGAaaccctgtttttatttagaaaaatgtcaTTGTACCTTCCAGTGGAATAGCAAATATATTTTAGTAGTGTTGTTGTAGTTTAAGTGAGTTCTGGCtgcagagatttaaaaacaaccatgaAAATAATCAGTACGCACGCGTCACATcgttgtttttcttcagcagTACACGCTGAACTGAAGACGTTGCTGAAACAGCTGAGAGACGACAAGACCCCCGTGGGTCAGCACACGTAGGAACGGGCGCCACGCCCACTGTCGGAATGTTTCGGTGTGACACCGAGCGGAAGTAAACACATCACTAGCGGTGCATGTCTGGACTGATCTTGAAGACGATTGTTTTGTCATATATCAgctgaatatttcagtgtttcagcaacaatgtcttcagttcagcatctgagAGAGTTTGTCAGCGAGTGACtaactgctgcttcttcttttgtctttgaatGAAGAAACTTTATATGAAGCGATCAAAGAAAcgtctcattaaaaaaaaaaaaaaaagttgtgcttCATGCTGGGCTGAGACATGGCGAGACTGCCTTAGATCTTTAAACCAGACAGGACTGCATCTTTGTATCAGCAACTTTATTCTCCCTGCGGTGCATTTTTATTAGCTTAGTTTTCAGAAGACGTCTAAGATGTCGACATAACCATTGCTACATGTTAACTAAGAGCCATGCATGCAGATGCCCTCACGCACCACCTCGCTTCACGCAGACAGGTGACGTcgctcataactgtcccacatccTTCtctgtgtacaacaataaatctgAGCAGAATAATTAATCCTTGACTCAAAGAGCTGAAATGTTTTTGCTCGacatgaataaatatgaaatatcaataaaatgttCTTTGCTCCGGTGTTTCTAGGCTGTGGCAACATCTGCATAAGCTACTGtgtttttacaatgtttgtgattctacaataaaactatcaagTTATAAGATCCCTTTCTTTATTAGGCTGACGTCTGTACACTTCTGTAATTTAGTTTTCACTTTACTCATATACCGACTTGTTTAAGTCGGTATATGTCAGTATACATagatatgtacatatatatatatatagtgagtAAGTCATCCGACTTTCATGCAGGAGACCCGGGTTCACATCCTGGCCGGGGCAATTACCAACACCTAGTTTGGTCTAGGGTTCCGGCTCAGACGTCGCCCGGTCAAACAAGGTCTGCGTCAGGAGCTGGGGAACCAGAGCACCCTGGTGAGAAGTGGACTACTGGAACAAGACGGAAATGGATGAGAGATGAGAACAAGGGTCTGTTGGAATGCTACTATTCCAGTAACCCTAGTCAGAGAGGTTACATGTGTAGCCGGAGCTCGCCTGCACACCCCGACTACGCTGCGTTGTGTTCTGGTgcaaaggggggtggggggggacTGGGCACAGAGGGACGCAGGACGCAGAGGATGCTGTCTGACTGCCGTTTATTCCTGCATAAAATGCAATATCAAGCAGAGTGTGAGTGTTCATGCCATCCAAAAGGCCACCTCCCGCAGTCAGGGTTAAAGCAGACTGACTTTAGCTTTACACTGACaatttgatgaaaaataaaataaaacaacaaatgataTGACAGTGCTTAATGCACAACATTAGAATCATATAAACCAAAttagtggaaataaagaaaatacaaaaaaaacttgtcaaacCAAAATACATATGTATAACATATTTAAATCAAGAACACACTTCTCATAGAAACGCTTCCGTGTTAGTCGGCAACGCACTTTAAATTTAAcactaatttatataatttctgAACCCAAACAGCTGTgtacatacatacctgcataaaATGCAATATCAAGCAGAGTGTGAGTGTTCATGCCATCCAAAAGGCCACCTAACATAAAAGTTTCAGGAGAGATGGATTAGCACGTGCGCCGAAGCGCACCCCTCCATGGCCACACCCACTTATACACACACGCACGATGAGAGGAGAGCTGCACGGTAAGCTAACTTACGTCCTCACTCAAATACAACAGCACAGTTCCATTACGTGAATTATAACTTTCACAACATGTTACCAAACAACAGTTCTTTGGCTTGTTTACATGAACTGATTAATAAAACTTATGGGAATAACTTTTTGTTACAGCGGCCTCAGATACATACCTCCCGCAGTCAGGGTTAAAGCAGACTGACGAGAGAGGGACCGGAAGTTACAATCACTTCCGCTggccttcaaaataaaagcgctgactttgcaaataaagaaaatataaagcataaagccaaaacaaataaacgTGTCAGGttgaagataaaataataataatgtaatgaaatgaaaataatcccAAACACAATGTGACGGATTTTGGTGAAATTAataatacacatatatatacacatcaaTATAAACAATCCTCCTTTCTCTTGCATGTTACATTCACCTCTCCTTAATTTCTCCAAAATCCTGAGCATATGAAGAGAACTACATTTTGTATATTAGGTGATAACAAGAGACAAAACGTTCACACTCACTCAAACCAAGATGACCCCTTGAATCTGGGTCCTGGACACAGCATATAAAGCTACTTGTGAAATAAGTTCAGAGAAGACAGGAGTTGATCAGGTTACTCTCTCTCCTAGTCAATATGGTGCCTTTTACACCACATAAAACCTTGGCACACGTACTACCGTGAGAACATTAACcacagaggataaaaaaaaagtaaaaattgtaATACAtcttctaaaacaaaacaataaaatactgCATAACATACATTGTTGTGCCCCCTTTGTACATTAAGACAGGGTCAACAAAGACTGAGATTTTCTGCTTAACCCTTTCACAATACCCCTTGTAAGTGGTTTCTGTGCCATGTTCTCTATGAGACGATTAACTGCCTTAACAACTCTGCCTGCACGTGTTCTGACAACATGTCCCCCAGCCCCTGAATTTTGTGCTGGTGCTTGATTCCCACCCACTGTCTCAGGTAAGATGTCATCATGTTCTGCCCCACTCATGTTATGAACACTGGTTTGAGAGTCATTATGGTCATCTGGTGCAGGTGACCTGGAAATCACATTGGAGTCAGGTGAGTCTCTCAGAGGTAAGTCCTCCCCACTCTGCCCTACAATCCCACTACTTGCAGAGTTATCCAAGGAACCTGCACATGAAATCTGATCTGAGTCCCAGATTGCAGATGGTGACACTTCATCCCCTTCCTCCGACTCATCACCGTTCCCCAGTGACTCACAGCCAACATCTGAAGACATGCACACCCATGAGAGGGTCCGGTTCTCTGAAATTTCTTCCGGCAGACCTCCTAAAGCATCCGATGGCTGAGTCTGGGATCCACGGATCCCATCTATGCTGGCTGAACTGGGTTCTTCGCTGCTTTGCTCAGGGACTGGTAAAAAGCTCACATCCAATATCAAGTTCCGATGCACCACCCTAGTCTTCCCGCTCCCATCTTCGATTTTGTAGATGTGAGTTCGGGGGTTACAGTCCGTCACTGTATAGATCGTGGGTTCCCACTTATCTGCCAACttcctttttcctctctctgcttTGTTGGCAAGCAAAACTCTGTCCCCCACATTTAGACAGGCGCCCCTGACCTTTTTGTTGTAGCCGTcggcttgatgctgctgctcctttCTTGTATGCTGCCGAGCAATGCCAGCAGCCTCATGAAGGCTTGCCATCAATTTGCCTGCATAGGTCTTGTAGTCGACCACACTGGCGTCTTTCAGGACCTGCCGGAAGACCATATCCACTGGGAGCCTAGGGACTCGACCAAACATTAGATAGAATGGTGCATATCCAGTAGTTTCGTGCACAGTGGCATTGTAGGCAAAAGTCAGGGCTTGTATCTGCTGTGTCCAGTGCTGCTTTGCTGCCAGTGGTAAAGACCGCAGCATGCTGCCAAGCGTCCTATTGAATCTTTCAGTCTGCCCATTTCCCATGGGGTGGTATGCAGTTGTGCGTGACTTTGCCACCCCTGCGAGACTAAGGAGCTCTGATATGAGTTTGCTTTCAAAATTGGCTCCTTGATCAGAATGTATTCGCTCCGGAAACCCATATATGCAAAATACATTGTCCCACAACTTCTTTGCAACCTGTTTTGCTGTCTGATTTACACAGGGGAAAGCATGAGCCAATTTTGTAAAGTGGTCGGTTACGACCAGGACATCCACCGACCTTTGCTTGCTATCCTCAGCACTCCAGAAGTCTATACACACCAACTCCATGGGTGCTGAGGTATGGATGCTCTCCAGCGGGGCTCGAGCAGCTGGTTCAGGGGATTTTGCAAGGATACATCGCTGGCAGCATTTGACGTAATCCTTAATGTCTCTTTCCATTTGCGGCCAGAAAAAGCGTTGTCTGGCGAGGTGTAGGGTTCTAGCTTGTCCTTGGTGCCCTGCGAGATCATGCACCCCAGAAAGGGCCTTAGCTTTACAGGTGGTTGGTAAGACAAACTGATACCTTGTGTGTCTAGTTGATGGGTCTTTTATAATCCTATAGAGGACTCCATCTTGGATTTTTAGGCGATGCCACTGTTTGCATAATGCTCGTGCCTTGTGAGGTAAGTTACTTCTTTCCCTCCTAGATGGTGATTCCCCCCGTTCTACAAGCCGTAGGACCCCCTGGATGTCTGGATCTGACTCCTGACTGTGACGGAGCTCCTCAAGGGACAGAGCCGGAAGTGCACTTTGTTCAGAGATTGCCATCTGTGGAAGCACTTTAAGAAACTGCACTGCTCTTGACTCTGCAGCCTTTTCCCACTCGATGTGAGCTTCACAGATTGACTTAACATCAGAGGAGCTCTGACTTCCCACTTGATTGCCACAGAGAGCTTTTGAGGTTGTACAGACTGGTGCCTGAGAGCAATGAACCCTGCACCTGAAAACATCTTGCACTCCTTCCATCTTTGTAGCCTCAGCTTCTGCCAACAGGTTTTCGTATGGCTCACTGACCAACCTTTGACCCACTGACCTGGAAAAGGGGTCTCTACTCAAGGCATCCGCCACAATGTTTTTTGATCCAGAGATGTGCTTGATGTCGAATGTGTATGGGGACAGTTTGGCCACCCACCGCTGTTCGCAGGCGTCAAGTTTGGGTTTTGTCATCAAGTAGGTTAGTGGATTATTATCAGTCCACACTGTAAAAGTGTGTCCCTTCAACCAATGACCAAATTTTTCACACTTGAGCGCCAAGAATTCCAAGCGATGGGCTGGATACCTCTTTTGTGAGCCAGTCAGAGTTTTGCTGGCAAAGGCGATCGGACGGGCTTTTGTCTCACCCTCTGGTATTTGGGACAAAACTGCCCCGAGACCGTCGAGAGAGGCGTCAATGGACAGGATCAGTGGTTTGGAGAAGTCTGGGTGAGTGAGGACCACACAATTTAGAAGCTTCTCTTTGAGGTTGAGGAAGGCGGAGTCACAATCATCAGTCCAATCTGCGGGTTTTAGCTTTCTGAAGACTCCTGGCTTCTGGTTTAATTTACCAGTCTTCCCTCTCCGCTTTTGACCAGCTGTGAGGGCAAACAGAGGCTTGGCAATCGAGGAGCAGTTGGGAATGAAGTGTTGATAATAGAATATCATCCCAAGGAATGACTTCACTCTCCGAACTGAAGGCGTGCGGCCGTCATCCTCCATCAAGTCATTCTTTGTCATCCTGACAATGACTTCAACCTTTCCTGGGTCGACAGCCAACCCATCACCATCGATAACATGACCGAGGAATTTCACAGACCGCCGCAGCAGGTGGCATTTTTTTGGGCTCAGCTTCAAGTTGTGTTCTCTCAACCTCTGAAAAACAGCTTCCAGTCTGCTGAGGGCTTCTTGCTCTGATGGGGCAAAGACCAGGAGGTCATCGAGATAACACAGCAGGGTGCTAAAGTTGAGGTCGCCAAAAATGCTGAGCATCATCCTCATAAAGGATGCGGGGCTGTTACAGAGTCCTTGCGGCATTCTGTTATACTCATGCAAGCCCAGGGGTGTTGTGAAGGCGGTATACTTTTTGTCTTCCTCATGCATGGGCAGGTTGTAAAACCCGGATGTTAaatccatggtgctgaaaacaGAGTTCCCGCCAAGGGCTGCAAGACAGTCTGCCTGATGAGGCAGAGGATGAGCATCCTTTATGGTCCTCGCATTCAGCCACCTGAAGTCTGTGCATAACCTGAGGTCGCCGTTCTTCTTCCAAACCATCACTAGAGGGGACGCAAATTCGCTTACGGACTTTCGTATGATCCCCTGCTCTTCCATCTCAGTGAGGACTTGGCGTAGCTTTTGGTAATGAGCTGGAGGCACTCTGCGATATGGTAG harbors:
- the LOC121645121 gene encoding uncharacterized protein LOC121645121 isoform X2, whose product is MSSVQRLREFISERLTAAAEEIFTEFEKTIVQYEEEIDHQRRQLDITWKPQKKLNRTELAQQHVHEEEEVLADQQLCDQERNSSLDQEESPEIKQEQEELCARQQGEQFVLKQETENSILVST